The window AGTTTACAAGAGACCTTAATCGTTATTTTGTTGTACATATACAGGGCCATGGCTTTCGCAAGGAACTCATACACATGCTTGTGGATTTAAAACCACAGTTCCTACGATTTCCTGGTATTTCATATGCTTTTGAAATTAAGATCAACTAATAAATGCTGCACGTTTATGTTCTAAACTTCTAACATGTTTATGAACTGTTTATATCCAATGGTTCTCGCAAACTTTTGGTGGGTATTCCTTTGTATTTTTTAGATCATATTCAGCCATTAGGATTTGGTAGGAACTAATTAAGCAGCCAATCTCAAACAGGAATATGCCTAGACTGACAATCATAAACTTTATTACGTCTGCCAAGGGAACTACTAATGACTGAAGCAAAAAAATGTAGAAGTACATGGTAGTCTCCTTTGTACTGCATAGCCTCCTTTTGTCCTGTAGAATGCATTTTTATGGTTGAGAAATCGAGTGAAAACTGGCAAGGTTTGATGTGCAAGATAGGGTAGGACTCTCTACTGTACCATGTACTGTGCTTATATATGCCCCATTAGGCCATATCAATAGCTGACCTTATTACATAAGAGTGTTGAACATATCTGATCAAATTGATCCTTAATGTTCTCTTATGTATCAAGTTGGCTAACCCAAAAAATAGATCTTGCAGCTGGTGTACCCAGCAGACAATTTTTATCTTGTGGTATAGTCCAAGATATCGATAACACAAAATTCTAAAACTACTTTACAAGAACAAACTAGAATTGAGCACAAAGTTCTTATTATTTTAGTGTCCTATGCAACCCTTTTTACATAATTGTTCTGTTTAGGTTGATTTGAGATGATATGCTTAACATATAAGTACATCATTGCCTTTTTTAAACTGTACAACTTATTAATCGTCCTAGTCCAGATTAGAGTGCTGATGCTAATTTACTTGATACTGTATGCTTAACACCTAAATTTGAAGAATGAGTAGAAGTTTCAAATTTGACGACAAGTTAATCCAGATTGCAAGTTAAACTGAAAATGACTATCTTACCCCTGATGTCATATGTTGCCTTATTTCTCTGTATTTTTTATATGGATGCCATATTTCTCTGTATTTTTTTCATATGGATGCCATAGTGGGTACTTTATTCTAGAAACAAATGAAATTTTGTAACTAGAATTTTAACAATTCTTCAATCATGGATATATTGATATTTCACACCATTTTTGATAGGTGGTACCTTTGTTGAAGGCATTTTGTTAAGAAATGCTTTCAGATGGAGGGAAACTATCGGTCCATGGGAAGAGAGGCCTGGGCACTATGGAGACGTTTGGAATTACTGGACAGATGATGGTCTTGGGTATTATGAGCTTCTCCAGGTATGCTGATTAATCTCATATGAATTTTCTAGGTGTAGCCATATCTAAACTCATACATTTGAGTGTGAGATGTCTATTAAAGCTTGCGGAAGACCTGGGCGCCGAGCCAATCTGGGTTTTTAATGCTGGTAAATAGTACTCTCGCTATTTTTTCATTAATCCTACTTTAACATATCTTGAATAATCACTTGCATACCAATTAATTTCTTGAACTTTTTTCTCTTGAATTTTAGGGATCAGCCGGAATGATCAAGTTGATACCACTGCCATCGCACCTTTTGTAAAGGTATTTTTTTATGGAGTAGATCTTTCACTTGTGGATCACTCTTAGTGCAGTACAGTTTAATGTTCCCTTTTTTTTCTGGGTGCGTATACAAAAAGAACACATGGCGCCTCTTTTCAGAGCATGTTTATGAGCATATTAGATCCAGGTAAGTTAGGTGGTCTTGTCAAAATAACAGCTGCATGCTAGTTTACTGGTATGGTATCTGAATGACAACAACATATAGACATATAGTGTGTATACTCGAGTGAACATTGGTCAAAAGGAAGATAGTTAGCATAATGAGAAAGCCAAACTGGCACAATGGAACATAGTGTGTCCCCTATGTCACTGTCAATGTTCTTCAAAAAAAGTTAGCCCATCTGTTTTTTCCTTCATAGCAGATGCTATCGATCTAACAAGAGCTCTTTTGAAATTGTACTGGTATATTTATGTATTTGTGAAAAGGCATCTATATCTTTAGAAAGGTCAGAGTGGCCTCTTATCCTCTACAAGGTAATGGTTCATCGTAGCCATTATATCAACATAAATGGACGACCCAGAACAATTTGGGAGCATCTTAAATTTTTTCATCTAACATATATTTAGGCCTATGCATTTATCATGATTTTAAGTTATTTATTTTCTTGACTTGCTATAGGATGTATTGGACAGCCTTGAGTTCGCTAGGGGAAGTGCAAAATCGACATGGGGATCTGTTAGAGCTGCAATGGGGCATCCTGAACGATTTCCGCTGAAGTATGTCGCGGTTGGGAATGAAGATTGTGACAACACCAAACCATTTTACCAGGGTAATTTTTTATTAGTAATTAACATGCATAAACTGTAAAGGTAACGTTTCCTATTGAATATGTTAGTAGTCTGAAGTGATGTGATGGCCATTGGCCAAGTCTAACGACAGTTCCTCGACATGACTTTTTTTGTCGAGCATATCTAAAACCACATTTTACTTCTTCATTCCCCCTTTTTAGCCATCATTGAATTGTGGAGTTGATTATGATCATAGCAATGCcatgaaaaaaaggaagaaaaattgaGCCGCCCACTTTACCAGTTTATGGTCCACTAGACTACTAACATTGGATTTGCACATAAATTAAGCTATTCCATCATAGCCTACAGAATTACAGTGGCGTTCACTTGTTTTGCTGGAATACTAAAGAGTGAAGAGCTAGCTCAGAATTTCCCATGTTGCATGTGATGCCCTTAAATTCTATTTAACAGGACATTACCTCAAGTTCTACAATGCCATACGAGGGGCCTATCCAGATATTCAAATTATTTCAAACTGCGATGGCTCATCTGAGCCACTTGACCATCCTGCGGATTTATATGATTTCCATGTGAGTTTATTGCTTGCAAATTAGTTTGTCATTTCTCCCTGCTTAACTTTCATCAGATATTTTAGTAGTTATTTTACCAGTGTTTTCTTAAAATACTCTGCCTTCGTTTCTGTAGATATATAACAGTGCTAATGATCTTTTTCTCAAGAAAGATACATTTAGCAGGACATCACGTACCGGGCCTAAGGTATGGCTTAGTTTCTAAAGGCCTATGGAGTGGTTTATGTGGGCAATAGATGTTTCATGGACCTAGTTTCTGACTTTCTAGGGTGTTCTGAGGTCACTATTTCTTCCGCTTATTGTGCAACTGAAGTTGACATCTACCTTTACTGATTTATATACCAAAAAATCTATTGAAATCGTCGTATTAGATCTTTGCAATTCCCATGCAGATTTCTTGGAAGGAGGATCTTAACTGATTCATAGTGACAAGCATCACACTGTTATCGTGTTCTAGAATTGTGTATTCTGTAGACTGAAGGTATCTTATAACTATCCTAAGATCTTATTTCAGGTATTCGTTAGTGAGTATGCTGTTCATGTTGATGGGGATACCAGCAAGGGAAGCCTTCAAGCTTCATTGGCAGAGGCTGCATTCCTCATTGGATTAGAAGTGAATAGGTAATGTCTTGCCTTCCTTCTTTTCTTGAGGTTTAGGGAAACACCACTAATGCAAAGGGTTGCCTTTCTATCATAAGTTATCTTTCTATATATAAGTTTTCCTGGGTGTAAATCGGTCTTTGGTACTTGTGCATATGGTAAGAAACTATGAGATAAGTACATATGTTGAACAGTGAATAATATTCtaaatatttatttaacagtagtgcCTTACTGTGAATTAATGAGATGGTTTTGCGTCATTCTCCTATGCAGTGATATCGTCCACATGGCGAGCTATGCTCCACTCTTCGTAAATGACAACGACCGCAAGTTAGCACTGACAGCATTCTGTGTGTGTTTTCGTACTAGCATTCTTATTTATGACGGTTTCAGTGATTATGTCTGAATATAATGAACAGATGGAACCCAGATGCGATAGTCTTCAACTCCTGGCAACAGTATGGAACTCCTAGTTACTGGATGCAGACATTTTTCGGTGAATCAAGTGGTGCTGTGATCCATCCAGTGAGACTCAATTCCAGCTACTCTGGTTCATTGGCAGCATCTGCAATTACCTGGCAAGACAATGAGGATATCTTCCTGAGGATAAAGGTAAAGCCAGTTGTCCTAGTTTCCTCCCAGCCTGCATGTCATTGCTTTGCTTCATTAGATAAAGGGTAGTAAGCTTGCCTTGATGTTTGAAATGGCCCAATCCACGTATGACAATACAGGATTGCTTCAACATTTATGTACTTGCATAAAAAAGTCACAGACATGGTTTCTACTGCTGGAGTAACATGTTTAGGTTTTAGAAATTAGAGCTCTGTACCAATCTTCATGTGATTTTCTGCAGATTGTGAACTTTGGGCCGAACGCTGTGAACCTCACATTATCTGCAACCGGACTGGAAGCTGGTGTTAATGCGTCAAGATCAGCTGTCACCGTTCTCACATCCAACGATTCATTGGATGAGAACTCGTTCGATGACCCACTTAAGGTAAGATGGCGCCTTTGCTTTGCTTACGGTCTTTTTGTTTCATATGGTATATGCACTAGAATTTTTTGTAAAACatgtatcttgcaactgatgcaggTTAAGCCGGTAAAAAGTGGTCTACCCAGCGCTGCAGAGGAGATGCAGGCCATGCTGGTTCCTCACTCTTTCACTTCATTTGATCTGGCTCTGGATGAGTACGGCGAGCTCGCAGCTGACatgtgaagaagcaatggtgagaggTTTAGGCGAGGTGGAAAACAAGATGATTTACACGAGGCATTGATCGATCAGCAGGTCTGGTGCATGGATTCCAGAAAGCAAGCGAAATGTGAAGTTGTCTTCCCTGGTTCATTGGAAGTATATAGATAAATAAATATAGGTTTGTTTTTCTGGTATTTGGCTATTAGGCCTCATGTGATCGGTCCTGGTATCCATGACACTACTTGTTGACCTGCCGCAAGCATATATCAAAATGAATGAAAAGGTTGCCACGATGATATCTTTGTCAATTTGCTTTCGCTTGTTGACCTGCCGCAGAGCATATCAAAAATAATTGTCATTGGCTTGAACTATGTTGGAAGCACAATTTAGTTCACTGATGTTCCATGTGAGTTTATTGCTTGCAAATTACTGTTACCTTGCTTCGATTTTGCTCCATTTGCGAGCTGTAAGACCTTTTGAGGATACTTTCTGGATTTTTAATAAAAGGgccgcatgcatcatcatgatgcagaggccgggggttttacctccatttccaaaaaaaaaaagttCACTGATGTTGGACGAAACTTGTGTGAAGCCATAGCCTGGAAAATAATCAGGAATGGTGTCTGTCTTGTTGACGAAACAAGGTACTGTAGTAAAGAGTGTAGGCAGAGATGTAGAGGAAGCTGTAAAATGATGCTCATAAGCCTGCCCATCCAAACAGTGGCTAGCAAGCAAGCCGAAAATGGTAGCCCTCAATGATGTGTGGTAATAACCTTTGGAGTGGAGTAGAAATTATGAGGAAAACCTATGGAGTAGAAATTGAGGTTCAGATGGCTCACATCGCTGGACGTGGAAGGAGGAAGGATGGACGCCGGTTGAGGTTGATGCCCTCAGCCAGCACGGCGTGTGGAGCAGGGTGCGTCAGGTTGGATTCGCGACAGGGATTAGCAGACAGAGCACGGATGGATGGCCACGACAGGCGGAGGCCGCCGTTACGGTGCGGATGTCCCCATCCTGCTAATCCAGCGGNNNNNNNNNNNNNNNNNNNNNNNNNNNNNNNNNNNNNNNNNNNNNNNNNNNNNNNNNNNNNNNNNNNNNNNNNNNNNNNNNNNNNNNNNNNNNNNNNNNNNNNNNNNNNNNNNNNNNNNNNNNNNNNNNNNNNNNNNNNNNNNNNNNNNNNNNNNNNNNNNNNNNNNNNNNNNNNNNNNNNNNNNNNNNNNNNNNNNNNNNNNNNNNNNNNNNNNNNNNNNNNNNNNNNNNNNNNNNNNNNNNNNNNNNNNNNNNNNNNNNNNNNNNNNNNNNNNNNNNNNNNNNNNNNNNNNNNNNNNNNNNNNNNNNNNNNNNNNNNNNNNNNNNNNNNNNNNNNNNNNNNNNNNNNNNNNNNNNNNNNNNNNNNNNNNNNNNNNNNNNNNNNNNNNNNNNNNNNNNNNNNNNNNNNNNNNNNNNNNNNNNNNNNNNNNNNNNNNNNNNNNNNNNNNNNNNNNNNNNNNNNNNNNNNNNNNNNNNTTAAAAATGTTtgaaaaaatcctaaaaaaattagtgcatTGACACAACATGAGTGTATGTTGTCACAAAAATTTAAATCAATATTCGAAACACTGCTCGAGatacaaaaataacaaatttgacactgaatagtacataacaCAAGTTGGGCTTCAGTTTTGGCTCATTAACACATTGATGTCAAATTTATCATTTTTGTATCTTGAGCATTGTTTTGAACTTTGAATTGAATTTTTATGATAACATATATTGATGTTGTATCATACTCGGATTTTTTTTCTAGATTTGTTTGAATATTTTTAAATATGCAACAGGtctggtgcaccggtagcaccaattgGCTTGGTGCACCAGATACGTCCTCTGCCTCGCTCTGCTCAGTGCTCACTCGGTCACTCCGCTTTCCCTCGCGCcgataccaccaccaccaccgcggcCGCCGCTACCACTGGTCGCGCCGTCGCTCTCGTCCTCTGCAGCCACAACACCCTTCCCCAATCCTCTTGTCCTCCTTCCTCGCGCTTGCCCGCGACCACACTCCGCCGCCAGGCAGAGCTCGCTCCTATCCACCTGGATAGAGCACAtcctgttcgatgaaatgcccagcTCGCAGTCGTCCCTTTTTTCTCCAGTCGCACCCGCAGCTGCACACATGATACATGCGTGCGTGTCGTTCCAGTAGAAGTTGGCATTGCTACTTTCTCCACAGATTCAGTTTTTCCTCTCAGTTGGGTATAAGGATTCTGTCTGTTAGCACACAAGCGAGATGGCATCCAAGCTATTCAGTCCAAAAAATCTGCGCATCTTCTCCCCGAGGCCGCACATGCTGGATGAGGCGTTCTGTTACGGGCCGTTTAACCGTAGTATGCAGAGGAGGTGGAAGAAGCCGGTGGACTCAGCACGGACCCGCCTGGAGGGCAGAACAAGGGACCATAGGCTGGACAAGCTGATGCTCCAACTCAAGAACCTGAGGCTCGCCTTGGATTTGCATGCCGTGATATCCCAGCAGAGGAACGGCTACGCGTCCCTCCAGCTCCTTCTGAGGTGGAGGCGTGAGATCGGTCTCAACACCGAGATCGGCGCTTTCCTCAAGAAATACCCCCACATTTTCGAGATTTACGTGCACCCTGTCAAAAGGAACCATTGCTGCAGGATCACCCGAAAGATGGCTGATTTGGTCGCGGAAGAAGACGCTGTCCTCAGGGAAAATGAGCCGGCCGTGGTTCAGCGGCTCAAGAAACTTCTCATGATGTCTACCGATGGAACTCTCAATATGCATGCGTTATGGCTCATAAGGAAGGAGCTTGGCCTGCCCGATGACTACAGGTCTTCTATGCTGCCAAACCATCAGTCTGATTTTTCTCTTGAAACCCCTGATACCCTGACTTTGATCAGTCGTAGGGATGAGAATCTGGCTGTTGCTAGTGTCGAAGAATGGAGGGACAAGGAGTATACAGAAAAATGGTTAGCGGAATATGAGACCAAATATGCTTTTCCAGTAAACTTCCCTACAGGCTTTAAGATTGAGAAAGGTTTTAGGGAAAAGCTTAAGAATTGGCAGAGGCTTCCCTACACCAAACCTTACGAGAAGAATGATTTGCATCCAATCACCAACGCTGAGAGGCTTGAGAAACGTATTGTTGGTATTCTTCATGAACTCTTAAGCTCGACAGTCGAAAAGATGGTGCCACTTGAGAGGTTGTCACATTTCAGGAGACCATTTTCGATGGAGGTAAACTTGCGGGAACTTCTTCTTAAGCACCCTGGCATTTTCTACATCTCGACTAAAGGAAGCACACAAACTGTGCTTCTTAGGGAGAGTTATAATAAAGGATGTTTGCTTGAGCCAAACCCTGTTTATAGCGTGCGAAGGAAAATGCTAGATCTGATTTTGGCTGGATGTCGTGGCATTGTTCAAACTGAAAATGCCATCTCGCTTGTTGAGGAGGATAGCCAGGGAAGCAGTCAGAATCACACATGCCAGGTGGATAACATGAATTCCATGTCAGAGTCTGAAAGTGACTCCTCTGTAGAGCCATTTTCTTGAGGAGTCTTGCTGTGGCACGGGCGAGATTAGGATTCGATGAAATAATGCAGTAATGGGAGAACCTGAAGCGTTCAGCAGACAACAAACAAGCTTGTATATTTATCGCAGATACTGTGAACGAAATTAGCGCCTGTGCGCAATCCATTGACACATTTTTCTGTAACAGCAACCCACTTCTTCAAACTGATCATGGATTTCTTCTTGGTTGTAAATTTATCGCAGATACTGTGGAGTGTGGACGTTTGCTTCTTTCACCATCTCGCAGCAGGTTCTTCCTAGGCTTGGGTTAACTGGATCCCGGCCTTTGTGGACAGCGTCTATTGCGCTGTAGTAGTGTTTCTCTGCTCTTGAAGAAGGGGCATGGCTGTAGAGAGTAGAGACTAGTGGGCAGAATATGCATACCACTTGAGGACTTGTCATCTTGTTGTGAATGATGCTCCTGTTCTTTTCTATTGCAAACTTGCATGTTCTTGCTACTCATTATTCAGTATTCACTGATTTGGACATTTGTAATCTCAAGTGTTCTGGCTGAGATCAACAATATCTCACATTTGTGAACATTGAACAATATTTACTTTGAACAGGCTGGACTAGGACACACCTTGATTCAATTTTGGATGCGCCATTTGACCGGTTTTTGTTGTTTCGTGTGATATTTCATTGACTGTGAAAGTTGCAGCACACGCAGGGTTGGTGAGCAGGGTACAGGGGGTTGAAAAGAAATTAGATGCTGCCACCTTGCTGGACAGCGACCGCCCCTGTTTAAAGC is drawn from Triticum dicoccoides isolate Atlit2015 ecotype Zavitan chromosome 4A, WEW_v2.0, whole genome shotgun sequence and contains these coding sequences:
- the LOC119286195 gene encoding alpha-L-arabinofuranosidase 1-like, producing MGTKGAATLLAILCSLLLLSLSCGCLAPESEGDQTALLEVDTSWKAARKIPQTLFGLFFEEINHAGAGGLWAELVSNRGFEAGGPYTPSNIDPWSIIGDESSIYVKTERASCFSRNIVALRMEILCAKCPAGGVGIYNPGFWGMNIEEGKSYNLVMYIRSLESVELTASLTCSDGLQNIAAAVIVDTNVSDWRKIEMQLLAKGTCRTSRLELTTSKRGVIWIDQVSLIPSDTYKGHGFRKELIHMLVDLKPQFLRFPGGTFVEGILLRNAFRWRETIGPWEERPGHYGDVWNYWTDDGLGYYELLQLAEDLGAEPIWVFNAGISRNDQVDTTAIAPFVKDVLDSLEFARGSAKSTWGSVRAAMGHPERFPLKYVAVGNEDCDNTKPFYQGHYLKFYNAIRGAYPDIQIISNCDGSSEPLDHPADLYDFHIYNSANDLFLKKDTFSRTSRTGPKVFVSEYAVHVDGDTSKGSLQASLAEAAFLIGLEVNSDIVHMASYAPLFVNDNDRKWNPDAIVFNSWQQYGTPSYWMQTFFGESSGAVIHPVRLNSSYSGSLAASAITWQDNEDIFLRIKIVNFGPNAVNLTLSATGLEAGVNASRSAVTVLTSNDSLDENSFDDPLKVKPVKSGLPSAAEEMQAMLVPHSFTSFDLALDEYGELAADM
- the LOC119286197 gene encoding protein ROOT PRIMORDIUM DEFECTIVE 1-like, with the translated sequence MASKLFSPKNLRIFSPRPHMLDEAFCYGPFNRSMQRRWKKPVDSARTRLEGRTRDHRLDKLMLQLKNLRLALDLHAVISQQRNGYASLQLLLRWRREIGLNTEIGAFLKKYPHIFEIYVHPVKRNHCCRITRKMADLVAEEDAVLRENEPAVVQRLKKLLMMSTDGTLNMHALWLIRKELGLPDDYRSSMLPNHQSDFSLETPDTLTLISRRDENLAVASVEEWRDKEYTEKWLAEYETKYAFPVNFPTGFKIEKGFREKLKNWQRLPYTKPYEKNDLHPITNAERLEKRIVGILHELLSSTVEKMVPLERLSHFRRPFSMEVNLRELLLKHPGIFYISTKGSTQTVLLRESYNKGCLLEPNPVYSVRRKMLDLILAGCRGIVQTENAISLVEEDSQGSSQNHTCQVDNMNSMSESESDSSVEPFS